The proteins below come from a single Pseudochaenichthys georgianus chromosome 14, fPseGeo1.2, whole genome shotgun sequence genomic window:
- the fam222ba gene encoding protein FAM222B isoform X1: MLACLPRPGELPLQLLPHTQMNTGHQKWDTTQRMRSAPFPTPAELDAFAKKVANNPLTIKIFPNSVKVPQRNHVRRTVNGLDTSGQRYSPYTSSQAKAGLLAVIKGPTVKGILKDFDGSRARLHTEVVMNPHTVPYQVASTSTLNHHPALPNLTRHQQSLPLQQDPPQTLQMPIPPQQGHNQSLRHPPPMAQHPQGPPRLQTLSQHPALGHPQGPPGVMLQQQQHLEEQPAPGLQGGRQLPDGDTPPNVTVSTSTIPLSMAAGLHQGHQADLSHIVHQINQFCQARAQGVEVTSMCEGQIANPSPINRNLLISACSRVSMHSNPATPGYPQHNCIICPQEKATGPMGAHPQHSMAVMNHLPSNHNDLQQQQQQQQQQQQQQQQQQQQQQQQQQQQQQQQHLQHLHQQQQQLQHNAQLQQKMLSWNQHQLAHVPHMQNGGSHLCKQPSRDPAFHFKGMGYPAEVCVGQPYTLKPPIERPTPSPPVNNNGMPGHMAHYTNGHYFQSHVWNSSILPTPNSDSSGSQDIAMPFHGAGPGGCTTLDCGPPGAPHYMLGTSSSAQCNLMQTADYLGGDFQTPYFRDQNLGLMGKMHRPPLSRAGPEVGDGRTALIQHPGYR; this comes from the coding sequence GGGACACCACACAAAGGATGCGATCGGCTCCGTTTCCAACCCCTGCAGAATTGGATGCATTTGCTAAGAAGGTTGCCAACAACCCCCTCACCATCAAGATCTTCCCGAACAGCGTGAAGGTCCCCCAGCGGAACCACGTGCGGCGTACAGTCAACGGGCTGGACACGTCGGGCCAGCGCTACAGCCCCTACACCTCCTCTCAGGCCAAGGCTGGCCTCCTTGCCGTCATCAAGGGGCCCACGGTCAAAGGCATCCTCAAAGATTTTGACGGCAGCAGGGCTCGCTTGCACACTGAAGTCGTCATGAACCCCCACACCGTACCCTACCAAGTGGCTTCGACCAGCACTTTAAACCACCACCCGGCTCTACCGAACCTCACCCGACACCAGCAGAGCTTACCCCTTCAACAGGACCCACCTCAGACTCTACAGATGCCCATCCCTCCGCAGCAGGGTCACAACCAGAGCCTCAGACACCCTCCCCCCATGGCCCAGCACCCTCAGGGCCCACCCAGACTCCAAACTCTGTCTCAGCACCCGGCCCTCGGCCACCCACAGGGGCCCCCTGGCGTCatgcttcagcagcagcagcacctcGAGGAGCAGCCGGCCCCCGGCCTGCAGGGGGGCAGACAGCTGCCAGATGGCGACACACCGCCTAATGTTACCGTCTCTACCTCAACCATTCCACTCTCCATGGCCGCCGGGCTGCACCAGGGCCACCAGGCCGATCTGAGCCACATCGTTCATCAGATCAACCAGTTCTGCCAAGCTCGGGCCCAGGGCGTGGAGGTCACCTCCATGTGCGAGGGTCAGATCGCCAACCCCAGCCCCATCAATCGCAACCTGCTCATCAGCGCCTGCTCCAGGGTGTCCATGCACAGCAACCCCGCCACCCCTGGTTATCCCCAACATAACTGCATTATCTGTCCTCAAGAGAAAGCCACAGGGCCAATGGGAGCCCACCCCCAACACAGCATGGCTGTTATGAACCACTTGCCTTCCAACCACAATgatctccagcagcagcagcagcagcagcagcagcagcagcagcaacagcagcagcagcagcagcagcaacagcagcagcagcagcagcagcagcagcagcagcacctgcAGCATCTGCatcaacaacagcagcagctccAACACAACGCGCAGCTGCAGCAGAAGATGCTCTCTTGGAATCAGCACCAGTTGGCTCACGTTCCCCACATGCAGAACGGTGGGAGCCACCTCTGCAAGCAGCCTTCCAGGGACCCCGCCTTCCATTTTAAGGGCATGGGCTACCcggcagaggtgtgtgtgggccAGCCTTACACTCTGAAACCTCCCATAGAGAGGCCAACGCCCTCTCCACCCGTCAACAACAACGGAATGCCCGGCCACATGGCCCACTACACTAACGGCCACTACTTCCAGTCCCACGTTTGGAACAGCAGCATCCTACCTACACCCAACAGTGACAGCTCCGGGTCTCAGGACATAGCCATGCCATTCCACGGTGCGGGCCCAGGGGGCTGCACCACGCTAGACTGTGGGCCCCCTGGGGCTCCCCATTACATGCTAGGAACGAGCTCCTCCGCCCAGTGTAATCTGATGCAAACAGCAGATTACTTGGGTGGGGACTTCCAGACGCCCTACTTCCGCGATCAGAATCTAGGGCTGATGGGTAAGATGCACAGGCCTCCTCTGAGCAGGGCAGGTCCAGAGGTCGGGGACGGCAGAACCGCTCTCATCCAGCACCCAGGGTACAGATAA
- the fam222ba gene encoding protein FAM222B isoform X2 has translation MIQVPQSGPWSSVLLTGRTNRDTTQRMRSAPFPTPAELDAFAKKVANNPLTIKIFPNSVKVPQRNHVRRTVNGLDTSGQRYSPYTSSQAKAGLLAVIKGPTVKGILKDFDGSRARLHTEVVMNPHTVPYQVASTSTLNHHPALPNLTRHQQSLPLQQDPPQTLQMPIPPQQGHNQSLRHPPPMAQHPQGPPRLQTLSQHPALGHPQGPPGVMLQQQQHLEEQPAPGLQGGRQLPDGDTPPNVTVSTSTIPLSMAAGLHQGHQADLSHIVHQINQFCQARAQGVEVTSMCEGQIANPSPINRNLLISACSRVSMHSNPATPGYPQHNCIICPQEKATGPMGAHPQHSMAVMNHLPSNHNDLQQQQQQQQQQQQQQQQQQQQQQQQQQQQQQQQHLQHLHQQQQQLQHNAQLQQKMLSWNQHQLAHVPHMQNGGSHLCKQPSRDPAFHFKGMGYPAEVCVGQPYTLKPPIERPTPSPPVNNNGMPGHMAHYTNGHYFQSHVWNSSILPTPNSDSSGSQDIAMPFHGAGPGGCTTLDCGPPGAPHYMLGTSSSAQCNLMQTADYLGGDFQTPYFRDQNLGLMGKMHRPPLSRAGPEVGDGRTALIQHPGYR, from the coding sequence GGGACACCACACAAAGGATGCGATCGGCTCCGTTTCCAACCCCTGCAGAATTGGATGCATTTGCTAAGAAGGTTGCCAACAACCCCCTCACCATCAAGATCTTCCCGAACAGCGTGAAGGTCCCCCAGCGGAACCACGTGCGGCGTACAGTCAACGGGCTGGACACGTCGGGCCAGCGCTACAGCCCCTACACCTCCTCTCAGGCCAAGGCTGGCCTCCTTGCCGTCATCAAGGGGCCCACGGTCAAAGGCATCCTCAAAGATTTTGACGGCAGCAGGGCTCGCTTGCACACTGAAGTCGTCATGAACCCCCACACCGTACCCTACCAAGTGGCTTCGACCAGCACTTTAAACCACCACCCGGCTCTACCGAACCTCACCCGACACCAGCAGAGCTTACCCCTTCAACAGGACCCACCTCAGACTCTACAGATGCCCATCCCTCCGCAGCAGGGTCACAACCAGAGCCTCAGACACCCTCCCCCCATGGCCCAGCACCCTCAGGGCCCACCCAGACTCCAAACTCTGTCTCAGCACCCGGCCCTCGGCCACCCACAGGGGCCCCCTGGCGTCatgcttcagcagcagcagcacctcGAGGAGCAGCCGGCCCCCGGCCTGCAGGGGGGCAGACAGCTGCCAGATGGCGACACACCGCCTAATGTTACCGTCTCTACCTCAACCATTCCACTCTCCATGGCCGCCGGGCTGCACCAGGGCCACCAGGCCGATCTGAGCCACATCGTTCATCAGATCAACCAGTTCTGCCAAGCTCGGGCCCAGGGCGTGGAGGTCACCTCCATGTGCGAGGGTCAGATCGCCAACCCCAGCCCCATCAATCGCAACCTGCTCATCAGCGCCTGCTCCAGGGTGTCCATGCACAGCAACCCCGCCACCCCTGGTTATCCCCAACATAACTGCATTATCTGTCCTCAAGAGAAAGCCACAGGGCCAATGGGAGCCCACCCCCAACACAGCATGGCTGTTATGAACCACTTGCCTTCCAACCACAATgatctccagcagcagcagcagcagcagcagcagcagcagcagcaacagcagcagcagcagcagcagcaacagcagcagcagcagcagcagcagcagcagcagcacctgcAGCATCTGCatcaacaacagcagcagctccAACACAACGCGCAGCTGCAGCAGAAGATGCTCTCTTGGAATCAGCACCAGTTGGCTCACGTTCCCCACATGCAGAACGGTGGGAGCCACCTCTGCAAGCAGCCTTCCAGGGACCCCGCCTTCCATTTTAAGGGCATGGGCTACCcggcagaggtgtgtgtgggccAGCCTTACACTCTGAAACCTCCCATAGAGAGGCCAACGCCCTCTCCACCCGTCAACAACAACGGAATGCCCGGCCACATGGCCCACTACACTAACGGCCACTACTTCCAGTCCCACGTTTGGAACAGCAGCATCCTACCTACACCCAACAGTGACAGCTCCGGGTCTCAGGACATAGCCATGCCATTCCACGGTGCGGGCCCAGGGGGCTGCACCACGCTAGACTGTGGGCCCCCTGGGGCTCCCCATTACATGCTAGGAACGAGCTCCTCCGCCCAGTGTAATCTGATGCAAACAGCAGATTACTTGGGTGGGGACTTCCAGACGCCCTACTTCCGCGATCAGAATCTAGGGCTGATGGGTAAGATGCACAGGCCTCCTCTGAGCAGGGCAGGTCCAGAGGTCGGGGACGGCAGAACCGCTCTCATCCAGCACCCAGGGTACAGATAA